One Xiphophorus couchianus chromosome 1, X_couchianus-1.0, whole genome shotgun sequence genomic region harbors:
- the wdr13 gene encoding WD repeat-containing protein 13, whose translation MAAVWQQVLAVDARYNAYRTPTFPQFRTQYIRRRSQLLRDNAKCGFEPGLRRQYLKLRSQLLALRYGPLSEQSSFRASSVRSSRTTLDRMEDFEEDPRAQGARGHRRSVSRGSYQLQAQMNRAVYDERPPGSLVPTSVAEASRAMAGDTTLSENYAFAGMHHIFDQHVDSAVPRLQFANDDKHLLACCSLDGTLSIMALSPPPPRVKLTLKGHGGPVTDFAWSLSNDIIVSTSLDGTLRIWNAEDGRCIREVRDPESSELLCCTFQPMNNNLTVVGNSKHHLQVVNISTGKKVKGGSSKLTGRVLSLSFDAPGRILWAGDDRGSIFSFLFDMATGKLTKAKRLVVSEGSSICSIAARSWISREARDPSLLVNACVNKLLLYRVVDNEGTLQLKRSFPIQHGLQHVHSIFCPLMSFRQGACVVTGSEDGCVYFFDVERNTKAIVNKLQGHGGPVLDASFNCDESLLASADSTGMVIVWRREQK comes from the exons ATGGCAGCAGTTTGGCAGCAGGTTTTGGCAGTGGACGCAAG GTATAATGCTTACCGCACGCCTACCTTCCCACAGTTCCGAACTCAGTACATCCGCCGACGCAGCCAGCTGCTCAGAGACAACGCCAAGTGTGGCTTTGAGCCAGGGCTGCGCAGGCAGTACCTGAAGCTGCGCAGTCAGCTGTTGGCCCTGCGCTACGGGCCGCTGTCTGAGCAGAGCAGCTTCAGGGCCAGCAGCGTGCGTAGCTCCCGTACCACGCTGGACCGCATGGAG GACTTTGAGGAGGACCCCCGCGCTCAGGGGGCCCGTGGTCACCGCCGGTCCGTCAGCCGAGGCTCCTACCAGCTGCAGGCCCAGATGAATAGAGCCGTCTACGATGAGAG GCCCCCGGGCAGCTTGGTGCCCACCTCGGTGGCAGAGGCAAGTCGTGCCATGGCAGGAGACACAACCCTGAGTGAAAACTACGCCTTTGCTGGCATGCACCACATATTTGACCAACACGTTGACTCTGCTG TCCCACGTTTGCAGTTTGCGAATGACGACAAGCACCTCCTGGCCTGCTGCTCGTTGGACGGCACCCTGTCCATCATGGCGCTGTCGCCGCCTCCTCCGAGAGTGAAGCTGACCCTGAAGGGTCACGGCGGCCCCGTCACGGACTTCGCCTGGTCTCTAAGCAACGACATCATCGTGTCGACGTCGCTGGACGGGACGCTGCGGATCTGGAACGCGGAGGACGGTCGGTGCATTCGGGAAGTCAGAGACCCGGAGTCGAGCGAGTTGCTCTGCTGCACCTTCCAGCCGATGAACAACAACCTCACTGTG GTGGGAAACAGCAAGCACCACCTGCAGGTGGTGAACATCTCCACTGGGAAGAAGGTGAAGGGGGGCTCCAGTAAGCTGACAGGCCGCGTGCTGTCGCTCTCCTTTGATGCTCCGGGGAGGATCCTGTGGGCTGGCGACGACCGCGGCAGCATCTTCTCTTTCCTCTTCGACATGGCAACAG GGAAGCTGACCAAAGCCAAGCGGCTGGTGGTGAGCGAGGGCAGCTCCATCTGCAGCATCGCCGCTCGCTCCTGGATCAGCCGCGAGGCCAGAGACCCGTCCCTGCTGGTCAACGCCTGCGTCAACAAGCTGCTGCTCTACAG GGTTGTGGACAACGAAGGAACGCTGCAGCTGAAGAGAAGCTTCCCCATCCAGCACGGATTGCAGCACGTCCACAGCATTTTCTGCCCCCTCATGTCTTTCAGACAAGGGGCCTGTGTGG TGACCGGCAGCGAGGACGGTTGCGTCTACTTCTTCGACGTCGAACGCAACACCAAGGCCATCGTCAACAAGCTGCAGGGTCACGGCGGCCCGGTGCTGGACGCGAGCTTCAACTGCGACGAGAGTCTGCTGGCGTCCGCCGACTCCACCGGCATGGTCATCGTCTGGAGGAGAGAGCAGAAATGA